In Mytilus edulis chromosome 13, xbMytEdul2.2, whole genome shotgun sequence, a single window of DNA contains:
- the LOC139500470 gene encoding uncharacterized protein, whose product MTTNHQFCSICDQRHITKPSSDWCSECNQALCTECKDLHSIIKALQHHSLIPIANYLSLGTSFSLVEGHCSLHDDKYQLFCQSHDCLLCLTCLEEHMNCEDVVRISKLTKDVKTSEHFIKAKTGVSEIILKFSKLQNHLEENLIDLKTKKESALREITQIRENMNNHLNQIESALKTELCEIVDDQCHRDIDMTLQEVIKEKANVEHFQQQMEDLSKYGSDLQTFFGLRKIIAKTTTANQYLQTLADDGKLDKMTLTCEINKHIPDFLADVKSLGIIQLQKIPGHITLESAKNTEVQLVGSGNKSINHIKLSLVHTINLSGEFTGCCILPDEKIVLCDCKNNSDCIQILHPHGELILKIPTASTFHSDVTYIDNQTVAVSSDVQQQVHVINVDTKSIRSIPTPDSCYGTTHKEGSLLCCIQGKGIQCINLQSEKSTTIVNCNLSPLSSIAFVDKRIFYTNQKRNSVTCCDMDTGNIIWTFRDASVVKDLRRIALDNVGNVYIASYSQNKLVVLSADGQHHRQLLSEKDGLLKPYAICYDKNKNRLLICNRKNTGFLFDVS is encoded by the coding sequence ATGACGACAAATCATCAATTTTGCAGTATATGTGACCAACGTCATATCACTAAGCCTTCAAGCGACTGGTGTTCCGAATGTAACCAAGCTCTATGTACCGAATGTAAAGATCTCCATTCAATTATTAAAGCTTTACAACATCATTCTTTGATACCAATAGCAAACTACCTATCTCTTGGTACCTCTTTTTCTTTAGTTGAGGGACATTGTTCCTTACACGACGATAAATATCAACTGTTTTGTCAATCACATGACTGTTTACTCTGTCTTACATGTTTAGAAGAACATATGAATTGTGAGGACGTGGTTCGTATCAGTAAGCTAACCAAAGATGTAAAAACGTCTGAACATTTTATAAAAGCTAAGACGGGTGTATCGGAGATCATACTAAAGTTTTCGAAATTACAAAACCATCTTGAGGAGAACTTAATTGACCTCAAGACAAAGAAAGAATCAGCACTTCGAGAAATAACTCAGATTAGAGAAAATATGAATAATCATCTAAATCAAATTGAAAGCGCTCTGAAAACAGAACTATGTGAAATAGTTGATGATCAGTGCCACCGTGATATTGATATGACTTTACAAGAGGTTATAAAGGAGAAAGCGAATGTTGAACATTTCCAGCAACAGATGGAAGACCTCAGTAAATATGGATCAGATCTACAAACATTCTTTGGCCTACGAAAGATAATTGCAAAAACTACCACCGCAAATCAGTACTTACAGACATTGGCGGACGATGGTAAATTAGATAAAATGACATTAACCTGTGAAATCAATAAGCATATTCCAGACTTCCTTGCGGATGTAAAAAGTTTAGGAATAATCCAATTACAGAAAATTCCTGGTCATATTACACTGGAAAGTGCAAAGAATACAGAGGTACAGTTGGTAGGTTCGGGTAACAAATCTATAAATCATATCAAACTCAGTTTGGTTCATACTATCAATCTAAGTGGAGAGTTTACTGGATGTTGTATTCTTCCAGATGAAAAGATTGTGCTTTGTGATTGTAAAAATAACAGTGACTGTATACAAATATTGCATCCACATGGAGAACTCATTTTAAAAATCCCCACAGCATCCACCTTTCATTCGGATGTTACATATATTGATAACCAAACTGTAGCTGTATCATCAGATGTACAACAGCAAGTACATGTCATAAATGTAGATACAAAATCCATAAGATCCATCCCAACCCCTGATTCATGTTATGGAACAACGCACAAAGAGGGATCACTGCTATGTTGTATTCAAGGGAAAGGCATCCAATGTATCAATCTTCAAAGTGAGAAAAGTACTACGATTGTAAACTGCAATCTTAGTCCATTGTCTTCTATTGCTTTTGTCGACAAAAGAATATTTTATACTAACCAAAAAAGAAATAGTGTGACTTGCTGTGATATGGACACGGGTAATATTATCTGGACATTTAGAGACGCATCTGTTGTGAAGGATCTTCGTAGAATTGCACTTGACAATGTAGGAAATGTTTACATTGCTAGTTACAGTCAAAATAAACTCGTTGTATTGTCTGCCGACGGACAACATCATAGGCAATTGCTATCGGAAAAAGATGGACTTCTTAAACCTTATGCTATTtgttatgacaaaaacaaaaatcgtCTGTTGATATGTAATCGAAAAAATACCGGGTTTTTGTTTGATGTATCATAA